A genomic stretch from Chitinophagaceae bacterium includes:
- a CDS encoding DUF3179 domain-containing protein: MKKIFWIGSFGLILFEIANVYFIMPMPGSQQMNSIDLAYSLFSYRWFLRIFFSVLILTGLVKSSWKRKWVPFIQLALIAAVIYMTNFKMAADAMFQQPKQLIMAKTSENKVDSNRLVIGVTLNEQSKAYTIQYIGYHHHVQDTLAGKPILVTYCTVCRTGRVYEPIINGKHETFRLVGMDHFNAMIEDATTKSWWRQATGEAITGKLKGTTLPELMSTQTSLAKWIELYPQTLIMQADPSFVKQYDTSFRFESGKSKSKLTGTDSLSWKKKSWVIGIQPGKETKVYDWNKFKESRIIHDTLNHLPVLVILSKDQISFFAFELPADDAIFTISNDTILLNGKKYQINGKGIDTNFNLKPIQAYQEFWHSWKSFHTQSRQ; the protein is encoded by the coding sequence ATGAAAAAAATATTCTGGATCGGAAGTTTTGGTTTGATCTTATTTGAAATAGCCAATGTGTATTTCATTATGCCCATGCCCGGCAGTCAGCAAATGAACAGTATTGATCTTGCTTATTCTCTGTTCAGTTACCGGTGGTTCCTGCGCATATTTTTTTCGGTTTTGATTTTAACTGGTCTTGTAAAATCTTCCTGGAAAAGAAAGTGGGTTCCATTTATTCAGCTTGCATTGATTGCTGCTGTTATTTATATGACCAATTTTAAAATGGCAGCTGATGCTATGTTTCAACAGCCAAAGCAATTGATCATGGCGAAGACATCTGAGAATAAAGTTGACAGCAACCGTCTGGTGATTGGCGTAACGCTGAATGAACAGTCAAAAGCATATACCATTCAGTATATAGGTTATCATCATCATGTGCAGGATACGCTTGCAGGCAAACCGATCCTCGTAACTTACTGTACTGTATGCAGAACGGGCCGGGTATATGAACCAATCATTAACGGAAAACATGAAACCTTCCGTTTGGTGGGGATGGATCATTTCAATGCGATGATTGAAGATGCAACAACAAAAAGCTGGTGGAGGCAGGCAACAGGGGAAGCTATTACAGGTAAGCTGAAAGGAACAACCCTGCCCGAACTGATGAGCACACAAACTTCATTGGCAAAATGGATAGAGCTTTATCCGCAAACATTGATCATGCAGGCCGATCCATCATTCGTAAAACAATATGATACTAGTTTCAGATTCGAAAGCGGAAAAAGTAAAAGCAAACTCACGGGAACGGACAGTCTTTCCTGGAAGAAAAAATCATGGGTTATTGGAATACAACCAGGCAAAGAAACAAAAGTATACGACTGGAATAAATTTAAAGAGTCACGTATTATTCATGATACACTCAATCATTTACCGGTGTTAGTAATACTGTCAAAGGATCAAATTAGTTTTTTTGCTTTTGAGCTGCCGGCTGATGATGCAATATTTACCATCAGTAACGATACCATATTGCTGAATGGGAAAAAGTATCAGATCAATGGGAAGGGAATTGATACGAATTTCAATTTAAAACCAATACAGGCATATCAGGAGTTCTGGCACAGCTGGAAAAGCTTTCACACACAAAGCAGGCAGTAG
- a CDS encoding ABC transporter permease, with protein sequence MSKQEYSFTKIFWKKLRRNKGAVFGLVIIVLSLLMALLAYVIAPDSTPDANRIIVEIAAKKPGYKQQFIKIEQEKQTNSSVISEFFFGKEDRYHYIPITSYKQNGDSLAIEKFVDDAVTEPMRFSLNGKKVSELITTKTFWLGTDKFGRDILSRLIVGVRVSLSVGLIAVLISLTVGIFLGAVAGYFRGWVDEAILWLINVVWSIPTLLLVFAITLALGKGFWQIFLAVGLTLWVNVARLIRGQVLSLRELNYIEATKAMGFSHARTIFKHILPNVMGPVIVIAASNFASAIVIEAGLSFLGVGVQPPQPSWGLMIKENYNFIITNNPMLAIAPGIAIMLLVLAFNLLGNGLRDVLDVRS encoded by the coding sequence ATGTCAAAACAGGAATACTCTTTCACTAAAATTTTCTGGAAAAAACTGCGCCGTAATAAAGGCGCTGTGTTTGGTTTGGTGATTATTGTACTCTCCCTTCTCATGGCATTGCTGGCATATGTTATTGCACCTGATTCTACTCCTGATGCAAACAGGATCATTGTGGAAATTGCAGCAAAGAAGCCGGGATATAAACAGCAGTTCATTAAAATCGAACAGGAAAAGCAAACAAACAGTTCTGTCATCAGTGAATTCTTCTTTGGGAAAGAAGACCGGTATCACTACATCCCCATTACTTCTTACAAACAAAACGGAGACAGTCTTGCAATTGAAAAATTTGTGGATGATGCTGTAACTGAACCAATGAGATTTTCTTTAAATGGGAAAAAAGTAAGTGAGCTTATTACAACCAAAACTTTCTGGCTGGGTACCGATAAATTCGGCAGAGATATTTTAAGCCGCCTGATTGTTGGTGTACGTGTCAGTTTAAGTGTTGGATTGATTGCTGTACTCATTTCTCTTACCGTTGGTATTTTTCTTGGAGCTGTTGCCGGCTACTTCCGTGGCTGGGTAGACGAAGCCATTCTCTGGCTCATTAATGTGGTGTGGAGCATTCCTACTTTGCTACTTGTCTTTGCTATCACTCTTGCATTGGGCAAAGGCTTCTGGCAGATATTCCTTGCTGTTGGTTTAACACTGTGGGTGAATGTGGCAAGATTGATCCGTGGACAGGTACTCAGCCTTCGTGAACTGAATTATATCGAAGCAACCAAGGCGATGGGCTTCTCCCATGCAAGAACCATCTTCAAACATATTTTACCCAATGTAATGGGGCCGGTGATTGTAATTGCGGCCAGCAATTTCGCCAGTGCCATTGTCATTGAAGCCGGTTTAAGTTTTCTCGGTGTGGGCGTACAGCCTCCGCAACCAAGCTGGGGATTAATGATCAAAGAAAACTACAACTTCATCATCACCAATAACCCCATGCTTGCCATCGCACCCGGTATTGCCATTATGCTACTGGTACTTGCGTTCAACTTACTTGGCAATGGACTGCGGGATGTGCTGGACGTAAGATCTTAG
- a CDS encoding O-antigen ligase family protein: MLQLFSKEEILKWWMPSLAAVMFIVMGIILEENLLLVLPFVVLAAVVFSSDIRKLYFALLFVIPLSTEFSVTATLSTDLPDEPMMLLLSGSLIVIMVLKPSVFPSQIKKSNLFLLVLLQLTWMTVTMLFSYETFLSVKYILAKTWFITAFVIGGMIFLKTKEDFILASKALIFSMLIPVVISLTRHAFKGFTFESINETLTPFFRNHVNYSALIVCLLPVLFMWRHYSTGRSKKWVTACILLFFAALVFAYSRGAWLCLITGTVTWLAIKKRFLLSLIFTGILIAATSLFWLIQNENYLKFAPDFNTTTQHTNIGEHLEATYTLKDMSTMERFYRWIAGLKMVNEELLKGYGPNTFSLHYKEYTVDAFKTWVSSNEEKSSVHNYFLLVSIEQGIPGLLLLLVLLISMFSIAIKGYHTLKEPFDRSLAMLCGVILSMIVTLNLLSDLIETDKIGSIFFIVLGILIHLQVKMKEEKITAVHLQ, encoded by the coding sequence ATGCTGCAACTTTTTTCAAAAGAAGAAATACTCAAATGGTGGATGCCTTCTCTGGCAGCAGTCATGTTTATTGTAATGGGTATTATCCTTGAAGAAAACCTTTTACTTGTTCTTCCCTTTGTTGTATTGGCAGCGGTTGTCTTCAGCTCCGATATCAGGAAACTGTACTTCGCTTTATTGTTCGTTATTCCGTTATCAACCGAGTTTTCTGTTACAGCAACACTGTCAACGGATCTGCCCGATGAACCGATGATGCTGCTGCTCTCCGGGTCATTGATTGTTATTATGGTACTGAAGCCATCTGTATTCCCATCGCAGATAAAAAAGAGCAACCTCTTTTTGCTGGTATTGCTGCAGCTTACATGGATGACAGTAACCATGTTGTTTTCATACGAAACATTCTTAAGTGTAAAATATATACTGGCAAAAACATGGTTCATAACAGCCTTTGTAATTGGGGGGATGATTTTTTTGAAAACAAAGGAAGATTTTATTCTTGCATCAAAGGCGCTGATTTTTTCAATGCTGATTCCTGTCGTTATCAGCTTAACCAGGCATGCATTCAAAGGATTTACGTTTGAATCAATCAATGAAACCTTAACTCCTTTTTTCAGGAATCATGTAAACTATTCTGCTTTGATTGTTTGCCTGCTGCCGGTTCTTTTTATGTGGCGGCATTATTCAACCGGTCGTTCAAAAAAATGGGTTACAGCCTGTATCTTACTGTTCTTTGCCGCCTTAGTTTTTGCTTATTCAAGAGGAGCGTGGTTATGCTTAATCACTGGTACAGTAACATGGCTGGCAATAAAAAAACGATTTCTGTTATCATTAATTTTTACAGGCATACTGATTGCTGCCACTTCTTTATTCTGGCTGATACAGAATGAAAACTATTTAAAATTTGCTCCTGATTTTAATACAACAACACAACATACAAATATTGGCGAACACCTTGAAGCAACATATACGCTAAAGGATATGTCAACGATGGAGCGCTTTTACCGTTGGATTGCCGGGTTAAAGATGGTGAATGAAGAACTGCTGAAAGGCTACGGACCAAATACATTCAGCCTGCATTATAAAGAATATACGGTTGATGCATTTAAAACATGGGTAAGCAGTAATGAAGAAAAATCATCAGTACACAATTATTTTCTGCTGGTGAGTATTGAACAGGGAATACCAGGTCTTTTGCTATTGCTTGTTCTGCTGATCAGTATGTTCAGTATTGCTATTAAAGGTTATCATACATTAAAAGAACCCTTTGACCGCTCTTTAGCCATGTTGTGTGGAGTAATTTTGAGTATGATTGTAACACTCAACCTGCTCAGCGATTTAATTGAAACAGATAAAATCGGCAGCATCTTTTTTATCGTTCTTGGAATATTGATTCATTTGCAGGTAAAAATGAAAGAAGAAAAAATTACAGCAGTTCATTTACAATGA
- a CDS encoding alpha/beta hydrolase: MERQYISYNQSSFSYLTGGKGNKILLCLHGFGEEAETFSFLEKYISDVYTIYAIDLPWHGETKWKNKLTFPVKEFIGLLEQMIPDFNHRSIHLLCFSMGGRVGLSLLECIPQKIEKAVLLAPDGLNVNGWYWLATQTWLGNGLFKYTMQHPHWFGFFIDQMNRRKWVNSGVAKYVHRYIDEKKVRDDLYRIWTTMRKFRPNLQQIKRNIAEHRIPLHLVFGSYDRVIPAKNGYRFQKESKEWIHVHELQSGHRLLTEKHAAFIISLLNDE; the protein is encoded by the coding sequence TTGGAACGTCAATACATTTCATATAATCAGTCTTCGTTTTCTTACCTCACAGGTGGCAAAGGCAATAAGATTTTGCTCTGTTTGCATGGATTTGGTGAAGAAGCTGAAACGTTTTCCTTTCTTGAAAAATATATCAGTGATGTTTACACCATCTATGCTATTGATCTTCCCTGGCATGGAGAAACAAAATGGAAGAACAAGCTCACTTTCCCTGTAAAAGAATTCATTGGTTTGCTTGAACAGATGATCCCTGATTTTAACCACCGCAGCATTCATCTTTTATGTTTCAGCATGGGAGGAAGGGTTGGCTTGAGTTTGCTGGAATGCATTCCGCAGAAAATAGAAAAAGCTGTATTACTGGCTCCGGATGGATTAAACGTTAATGGCTGGTACTGGCTGGCAACCCAAACATGGCTCGGCAATGGTTTGTTTAAATACACCATGCAGCATCCCCACTGGTTTGGCTTTTTTATTGACCAGATGAACCGCAGAAAATGGGTAAACAGCGGTGTAGCCAAGTATGTGCACCGTTACATTGATGAAAAGAAAGTGAGAGATGATCTTTACCGCATCTGGACAACCATGCGGAAGTTCAGACCCAATCTGCAGCAGATAAAAAGAAATATTGCCGAACACAGAATTCCCCTTCACCTTGTATTTGGATCATATGACCGTGTTATTCCAGCAAAGAATGGATACCGCTTTCAGAAAGAATCGAAAGAATGGATTCATGTGCATGAGTTGCAAAGCGGTCACCGGTTACTGACGGAAAAACATGCCGCCTTCATTATTTCGCTGCTGAACGATGAATGA
- a CDS encoding glycosyltransferase: MNDYFAPMLWLLISIFLLIPYTILLLLYKSWWKKLVLTKPSASFQPATSFSILIPARNEEKNIADCLQSIQQLNYPKHLYEVIVMDDFSDDATVATAQQFAGVKVIQLKDVVKEKINSYKKKAIEIGVEHSKGKYIVTTDADCIVPANWLLNFAFIIEQQPIVFIAAPVAMKEESSFIKLFQSLDFLSLQGITGASVAAGFHSMCNGANLCYSKDAFYKVNGFKDVDHIASGDDMLLMYKLYKQFPTQVHYCKAEDSIVLTSPVETMGEFFRQRIRWASKADKYEDKRIFWVLLLVYLLNVFLLVLFIAGFFNSTLWILLAGSMLFKTIVELLFLTPVASFFQKEKLLVWFPLAQPFHILYTVIAGWLGKFGSYEWKGRKVK; encoded by the coding sequence ATGAATGATTATTTTGCACCCATGCTCTGGTTGCTGATCAGCATTTTTTTATTGATTCCTTATACCATTTTGCTTTTACTGTATAAAAGCTGGTGGAAGAAACTTGTACTTACAAAACCTTCAGCCAGTTTTCAGCCGGCAACCAGTTTCAGCATTCTTATACCGGCACGTAATGAAGAAAAAAATATTGCTGACTGTTTACAATCTATTCAGCAACTGAATTATCCCAAACACCTGTATGAAGTAATTGTGATGGATGATTTCAGTGATGATGCAACAGTCGCAACTGCACAGCAATTTGCAGGAGTAAAAGTTATACAATTGAAAGATGTGGTAAAAGAAAAGATCAACTCGTATAAAAAGAAAGCGATTGAAATTGGTGTTGAGCATTCCAAAGGGAAATACATTGTTACAACAGATGCTGATTGTATTGTTCCTGCTAACTGGCTACTCAACTTTGCTTTTATTATTGAACAACAGCCTATTGTTTTTATTGCGGCACCTGTGGCCATGAAAGAAGAAAGCTCTTTCATTAAATTATTTCAGTCGCTGGACTTTTTAAGTCTGCAGGGAATTACGGGAGCATCAGTTGCTGCCGGTTTTCACAGCATGTGTAATGGCGCTAATCTCTGTTACAGCAAAGACGCCTTTTATAAAGTGAATGGTTTTAAAGATGTGGATCATATTGCCAGTGGCGATGATATGCTGCTGATGTATAAACTGTATAAACAATTTCCAACACAAGTGCACTACTGTAAAGCCGAAGACAGCATTGTACTTACCTCACCTGTTGAAACTATGGGTGAGTTTTTCCGGCAACGGATACGCTGGGCAAGTAAGGCCGACAAGTATGAAGACAAACGAATCTTCTGGGTATTGCTGCTGGTGTATTTATTGAATGTATTTTTACTTGTACTTTTTATTGCTGGATTTTTCAACAGCACATTATGGATTTTACTGGCAGGAAGTATGCTGTTCAAAACAATTGTTGAACTGTTGTTCCTGACACCTGTTGCGTCTTTCTTTCAGAAAGAAAAACTATTGGTTTGGTTTCCACTGGCTCAGCCTTTTCATATTTTGTATACAGTTATTGCAGGATGGCTGGGAAAGTTTGGAAGCTATGAGTGGAAAGGAAGAAAGGTGAAGTAG
- a CDS encoding substrate-binding domain-containing protein — MSDEILTGVMKCLQRMNVPWPNETGIISLSDGYFPKIYYPEITFIETSGYKLGKLAFEQMIDCLLGNTDAKEMFVTSRFVEGGSL; from the coding sequence ATGAGTGATGAAATTTTAACCGGTGTAATGAAATGCCTGCAGAGAATGAATGTACCCTGGCCAAATGAAACCGGTATTATTTCATTAAGTGATGGTTACTTTCCTAAAATATACTATCCTGAAATTACTTTCATAGAAACAAGTGGATACAAACTCGGCAAGCTTGCATTTGAACAGATGATCGATTGCCTGCTGGGAAATACGGATGCCAAAGAAATGTTTGTTACTTCACGGTTTGTGGAAGGAGGATCATTGTAA